One Engraulis encrasicolus isolate BLACKSEA-1 chromosome 5, IST_EnEncr_1.0, whole genome shotgun sequence DNA segment encodes these proteins:
- the LOC134449785 gene encoding C3a anaphylatoxin chemotactic receptor-like, translating into MASQVDAVRVEEVVKTVQIVLYGLTIALGSVGNALVVWVIGARLKPTATNVCLLNLAVADLVFSISRVLSVSYLSLDHWLFGLALCQFNGLLKYANMFCSVFLLVVISLDRALCVQRPIQAKSLRTVGRARAINVAVWVAAVVLSLPYSISRTVVVKEDSGSSGGVNATKCSMEAVRSVGVRTCLYLVRFLFGFLLPFLVIAGCYVLTACGLRRTHIRRKVKVIRLLVMLVTAFFLCWAPYHFLLLVKMVRKESRWVKLGLPVAQGLSHFNSCVNPILYFCMGLERRRGFRRSISGALRKTLEDDGMAPVTEGQQSASIIADVQLKQYQGTIQNANNDKL; encoded by the exons ATGGCGTCTCAGGTGGACGCGGTGCgcgtggaggaggtggtgaagaCGGTCCAGATCGTGCTGTACGGTCTGACCATCGCGCTGGGCAGCGTGGGCAACGCCCTGGTGGTGTGGGTGATTGGCGCACGCCTCAAGCCCACCGCCACCAACGTGTGCCTGCTCAACCTGGCGGTGGCCGACCTGGTGTTCAGCATCTCGCGCGTGCTCTCCGTCTCCTACCTCAGCCTGGACCACTGGCTGTTCGGCCTGGCGCTGTGCCAGTTCAATGGCCTGCTCAAGTATGCCAACATGTTCTGCAGTGTCTTCCTGCTGGTGGTCATCAGTCTGGACCGGGCGCTCTGCGTCCAGCGCCCCATCCAGGCCAAGAGCCTGCGCACCGTGGGCCGGGCGCGGGCCATCAACGTGGCTGTGTGGGTGGCTGCTGTGGTGCTGAGCCTGCCTTACTCCATCAGCCGCACCGTGGTGGTCAAG GAGGACAGCGGCAGCAGTGGAGGCGTCAACGCCACAAAGTGCTCCATGGAGGCGGTGCGAAGCGTGGGTGTGCGCACCTGCCTCTACCTGGTCCGCTTCCTCTTCGGCTTCCTACTGCCCTTCCTGGTGATCGCCGGCTGCTATGTGCTCACCGCCTGCGGACTGCGCCGCACCCATATCCGCCGCAAAGTCAAG gtcatccgtctgctagtgatgctggtcACTGCCTTCTTCCTGTGCTGGGCTCCCTACCACTTCCTGTTGCTGGTCAAGATGGTCCGCAAGGAGAGCCGCTGGGTCAAGCTGGGCCTGCCGGTGGCGCAGGGCCTGTCGCACTTCAACAGCTGCGTCAACCCCATCCTCTACTTCTGCATGGGCCTGGAGCGCCGGAGGGGTTTCCGTCGGAGCATCTCAGGGGCGTTGCGAAAAACCCTGGAGGACGATGGCATGGCCCCAGTAACCGAGGGCCAGCAGTCAGCCTCGATAATAGCGGATGTACAGTTGAAGCAATACCAAGGCACTATTCAGAATGCAAACAATGACAAGTTGTGA